A genomic region of Chryseobacterium sp. KACC 21268 contains the following coding sequences:
- a CDS encoding FKBP-type peptidyl-prolyl cis-trans isomerase, which translates to MKRQTIALFCIAALSFSCADKGDKKDDSKYTDEQKASYYIGMSIAQNMKQEGFKVDAELLAQGIKEEMDSTKKKMLPAEEMNSFMQDFMMKQQQKKQSEAGAQSNDNKKKGLDFLAKNKTNPKVKTTASGLQYEVLQEGDGKTKPKATDVVQVKYTGKLLDGTVFDSTDKNGGAPMDINLGGVIKGWTEGIQLMSKGSKYRFYIPSDLAYGDQGAGGAIPGGATIIFDVELVSIK; encoded by the coding sequence ATGAAAAGACAAACTATCGCATTGTTTTGCATAGCAGCACTTAGTTTTTCGTGTGCTGACAAAGGTGACAAGAAAGACGACAGCAAATATACAGATGAGCAAAAAGCTTCTTATTACATAGGAATGAGTATCGCTCAAAATATGAAACAAGAAGGCTTCAAAGTAGATGCAGAACTTTTGGCTCAAGGTATCAAAGAGGAAATGGACAGCACGAAGAAAAAGATGTTACCAGCTGAAGAAATGAACAGCTTTATGCAAGACTTTATGATGAAGCAACAGCAAAAAAAACAGTCTGAAGCGGGAGCACAGTCCAATGACAATAAGAAAAAAGGTCTGGATTTTCTTGCGAAAAACAAAACTAACCCAAAGGTAAAAACCACTGCTTCAGGTTTGCAATATGAAGTTTTGCAAGAAGGTGATGGCAAAACAAAACCAAAAGCAACAGATGTTGTGCAGGTAAAATACACCGGAAAACTTTTGGACGGAACCGTTTTCGATTCTACCGACAAAAATGGCGGCGCACCAATGGATATCAATCTTGGTGGTGTCATCAAAGGTTGGACAGAAGGAATTCAGTTGATGAGCAAAGGTTCTAAATATAGATTTTATATCCCGTCCGATTTGGCTTACGGAGACCAAGGCGCTGGAGGTGCAATTCCAGGTGGTGCTACTATAATCTTTGATGTGGAATTGGTGAGTATTAAGTAA
- a CDS encoding M1 family metallopeptidase: MKKLLLGLMLMGTAISAQELYMPRNIKNAYAKGTRDVSGKPGKNYWQNKCVYDVNVKVDAKTKIVSGSETIQYSNNSPDELKVLAIRFVNNMTKPQSPRAGYVSKESLTDGLKIKSFYINGEKYNINSDDWGTVEAVKLTKSISAKSKTEIKIDWEYPLAKESGREGQIDPETFYVAYSFPRVSVYDDYNGWDMLAHNGRQEFYNDFNDYSFAISAPKNFVVWSTGDFLNPEEVLNPEYLKRFKESLKSDKIIHVANESEMKSGKVTKQNEWNVWKFKADNIVDFCFALSNHYVWDASSVQLKTKRASVQSAYKVGAKDFEKYTEWMRYNLKWFTDNWPGVEYPFPAMTAVQGYADMEYPMMINDTSIPDDLQDARLTADHEIAHTYFPFYMGINETRYAFMDEGWATMLEYLIGISENGQESADKFMKNFRVKRWINDASTEQDQPIITMSSQLSGAGYGNNAYVKSALSYLALKDYLGDDLFKKALHHYMDNWNGKHPIPWDYFNSMNAGSGKNLNWFFNNWFYTNNYIDLKIASVTQQDKQLVLTVENVGGFAVPFDVVLTYEDGTTEKGHFTPAVWEKDQKVTNLNIPAKKKIKSINLDGGIFMDYTPGDNLKLIGQN, from the coding sequence ATGAAAAAATTATTATTGGGATTGATGCTGATGGGAACGGCGATTTCTGCGCAGGAACTGTATATGCCGAGGAATATCAAGAATGCTTATGCGAAAGGGACTCGCGATGTTTCTGGAAAACCAGGAAAAAATTACTGGCAGAACAAATGTGTTTATGATGTGAATGTGAAAGTGGATGCGAAAACGAAAATAGTTTCGGGTTCTGAGACCATCCAATATTCCAATAATAGTCCGGATGAGTTGAAGGTTTTGGCGATTCGGTTTGTGAATAATATGACCAAACCGCAGTCTCCGAGAGCCGGATACGTCTCGAAGGAATCTTTGACAGATGGTTTGAAAATTAAATCTTTCTATATCAACGGAGAAAAATACAACATCAACAGCGATGACTGGGGAACTGTGGAAGCGGTGAAACTAACGAAATCAATTTCAGCAAAATCGAAAACGGAAATCAAAATCGATTGGGAATATCCATTGGCAAAGGAAAGTGGGAGAGAAGGGCAGATAGACCCGGAGACTTTTTATGTGGCGTATTCTTTCCCGAGAGTTTCCGTTTATGATGATTACAACGGTTGGGATATGTTGGCGCACAACGGCAGACAGGAGTTTTATAATGACTTCAATGATTATTCTTTTGCGATTTCTGCACCTAAAAATTTTGTGGTTTGGTCAACGGGAGATTTTCTGAATCCTGAAGAAGTTCTGAATCCTGAATACTTGAAACGTTTTAAAGAATCTTTGAAATCTGATAAAATCATCCACGTTGCCAATGAATCTGAAATGAAATCGGGGAAAGTGACGAAGCAGAATGAGTGGAATGTTTGGAAATTCAAAGCAGATAATATTGTAGATTTTTGTTTTGCCTTGAGCAATCATTACGTTTGGGATGCTTCGAGTGTTCAGCTGAAAACTAAGAGAGCGAGCGTGCAATCCGCTTATAAAGTTGGGGCGAAAGATTTCGAGAAATATACAGAATGGATGCGCTATAATTTGAAATGGTTTACGGACAATTGGCCCGGCGTGGAATATCCGTTCCCAGCGATGACGGCCGTGCAAGGTTACGCCGATATGGAATATCCGATGATGATAAACGACACGAGCATTCCGGACGATTTGCAGGATGCGAGATTAACGGCTGACCACGAGATTGCGCATACTTATTTCCCTTTCTATATGGGAATCAATGAAACCAGATATGCTTTTATGGACGAAGGTTGGGCGACGATGCTGGAATATTTGATTGGAATTTCTGAAAATGGGCAAGAATCTGCGGACAAATTTATGAAGAACTTCCGTGTAAAACGTTGGATTAATGATGCTTCCACCGAGCAAGACCAACCGATTATCACGATGAGTTCTCAGCTTTCGGGCGCTGGATATGGGAACAATGCCTATGTGAAATCGGCGTTGTCTTATTTGGCTTTGAAGGATTATTTGGGTGATGATTTGTTTAAGAAAGCTTTGCATCATTATATGGACAACTGGAACGGGAAACATCCTATTCCTTGGGATTATTTCAATTCGATGAATGCTGGTTCGGGGAAGAATTTGAATTGGTTTTTCAACAATTGGTTTTACACGAACAATTATATTGATTTAAAAATTGCGTCTGTGACTCAGCAGGACAAACAATTGGTTTTAACGGTTGAGAATGTCGGTGGATTTGCAGTTCCGTTTGATGTGGTTTTGACCTATGAAGATGGAACGACAGAAAAAGGACATTTCACGCCAGCGGTTTGGGAGAAGGACCAGAAAGTAACCAATCTGAATATTCCTGCTAAGAAGAAAATCAAATCTATTAATCTGGATGGCGGGATTTTTATGGATTACACGCCAGGAGATAATTTGAAATTAATAGGACAGAATTAA
- the bglX gene encoding beta-glucosidase BglX has translation MKKYSLSLLLLIFGISISAQKSIDQKVTELLSKMTLEEKVGQLVQYSGFEYATGPQNSNSKKVLDEIKSGKVGSMLNVTGAEETKAFQKLALESRLKIPLIFGQDVIHGFRTTFPINLGQAASWDLEMIEKSERIAAIEASAFGVHWTFAPMVDIARDPRWGRVMEGSGEDTYLGTKIGLARIKGFQGKGLGNIDAIMACAKHFAAYGAAVGGRDYNSVDMSLRQLHETYLPPFKAASEAGVATFMNSFNDINGIPATANKYILRDLLKDQWKFQGFVVSDWGSIGEMIKHGYAKDNAEAGEKAILAGSDMDMESNIYMEQLPKLVKEGKVDIKFVDDAVRRILIKKFELGLFDDPYKFSNSERQKQQTNNLEHRKFGREFGAKSIVLLKNEKKILPLSKSTKTVALIGPFGKEAVAMHGFWSVPFKDDAQRIVTQFDGIKNQLDKNSTLLYAKGCNENDDNKSMFAEAIETAKKADVVIMTLGEGHAMSGEAKSRSNLHFSGVQEELLKEIAKTGKPIILMINAGRPLVFDWAADNISTIVYSWWLGTEAGNSIADVIFGNVNPGGKLPMTFPRTEGQIPIYYNHYNTGRPAGKSTDRSYVSAYIDLDNDPKFPFGFGLSYTDFKYSNFNLSSENLKGNQTLTINVNVANIGKFDGEEVVQLYIRDLFGKVVRPIKELKGFQKIFLKKGENRNVTFKLTPEDLKFYDDALNYDWEAGEFEIMVGTNSSEVMVKKIVWNK, from the coding sequence ATGAAAAAATATAGCCTTTCACTTCTTCTATTAATCTTCGGAATCAGCATCTCCGCTCAAAAAAGCATCGACCAAAAAGTCACCGAACTTCTGTCCAAAATGACCTTGGAAGAAAAAGTCGGACAACTCGTCCAATACAGCGGCTTCGAATATGCCACAGGTCCACAAAACTCAAACTCCAAAAAAGTCTTGGACGAAATAAAAAGCGGCAAAGTTGGCTCAATGCTCAACGTAACCGGCGCAGAAGAAACCAAAGCCTTCCAAAAATTAGCCTTAGAATCCCGACTCAAAATCCCGTTGATATTCGGACAAGATGTAATTCACGGTTTCAGAACGACTTTTCCGATTAACCTTGGTCAGGCCGCCAGCTGGGATTTGGAAATGATAGAAAAATCCGAAAGAATTGCCGCAATAGAGGCTTCCGCATTCGGTGTTCACTGGACATTCGCGCCAATGGTGGACATCGCAAGAGACCCAAGATGGGGACGCGTAATGGAAGGTTCCGGAGAAGATACTTATCTCGGAACCAAAATCGGATTGGCAAGAATCAAAGGTTTCCAAGGCAAAGGCTTAGGCAACATCGATGCGATAATGGCGTGCGCGAAACACTTTGCCGCTTATGGTGCAGCAGTTGGCGGACGAGATTACAACTCGGTTGATATGAGTCTTCGTCAACTTCACGAGACTTATCTTCCACCTTTCAAAGCGGCTTCGGAAGCGGGCGTTGCTACTTTTATGAATTCATTCAACGACATCAACGGAATTCCCGCAACTGCTAACAAATATATCTTGAGAGATTTACTAAAAGACCAATGGAAATTCCAAGGCTTTGTGGTTTCCGATTGGGGAAGCATCGGCGAAATGATAAAACACGGCTATGCAAAAGACAACGCCGAAGCCGGAGAAAAAGCCATCCTCGCAGGTTCCGATATGGATATGGAAAGCAATATCTATATGGAGCAACTTCCTAAATTAGTCAAAGAAGGAAAAGTCGATATTAAATTTGTTGACGATGCTGTGAGAAGAATCTTAATCAAGAAATTCGAATTGGGATTGTTTGACGACCCATACAAATTTTCAAATTCCGAAAGACAAAAACAACAAACCAATAATCTTGAGCACAGAAAATTCGGAAGAGAATTCGGGGCAAAAAGTATCGTTCTTTTGAAAAATGAAAAGAAAATCCTTCCACTTTCAAAATCAACTAAAACTGTTGCCTTGATTGGACCATTCGGAAAAGAAGCAGTTGCGATGCACGGATTTTGGTCGGTTCCTTTCAAAGATGACGCGCAGAGAATTGTCACTCAATTTGACGGCATCAAAAATCAATTAGACAAAAACTCAACTTTGCTTTATGCGAAAGGCTGCAATGAAAACGACGACAACAAATCGATGTTTGCAGAAGCTATCGAAACGGCAAAAAAAGCAGACGTCGTGATAATGACTTTGGGCGAAGGTCACGCAATGAGTGGCGAAGCGAAAAGCCGAAGCAACCTACATTTCTCCGGTGTTCAGGAAGAATTGTTGAAAGAAATTGCCAAAACAGGAAAACCAATTATTCTGATGATAAACGCCGGAAGACCTTTGGTTTTTGATTGGGCAGCGGACAATATTTCAACCATCGTTTACAGTTGGTGGCTGGGAACAGAAGCTGGAAATTCTATCGCCGATGTCATCTTCGGAAATGTGAATCCTGGCGGAAAATTGCCAATGACTTTCCCAAGAACAGAAGGTCAAATCCCAATCTATTACAACCATTACAACACGGGAAGACCAGCCGGAAAATCGACAGACAGAAGTTACGTTTCCGCTTACATCGATTTGGACAACGACCCGAAATTCCCGTTTGGATTTGGATTGAGCTACACGGATTTCAAATACTCTAACTTCAATTTGAGTTCTGAAAATCTAAAAGGCAATCAAACTTTGACCATCAATGTGAATGTTGCCAACATCGGAAAATTTGATGGTGAGGAAGTGGTTCAGCTTTACATCCGCGACCTTTTCGGGAAAGTGGTTCGCCCTATCAAAGAACTGAAAGGTTTCCAGAAAATATTTTTGAAGAAAGGCGAAAATAGAAATGTAACTTTTAAACTGACTCCTGAGGATTTGAAATTCTACGATGACGCTTTGAATTACGATTGGGAAGCAGGCGAATTTGAAATAATGGTAGGGACTAATTCCAGTGAAGTGATGGTGAAGAAGATTGTTTGGAATAAGTAA
- a CDS encoding DUF4265 domain-containing protein yields MSDNLEKILVRYYSDVLEEIVVETLWAEIINSNDGLYKIDNIPFYGPGFSSGDIVFAEYDEEEERITYRKIVEHSGNSTIQIVVLDENIDVMELRKEFEGLGCESEGMGNKYFVMEVPFNTSYSIIFKKLSELSDDEKIGFAELNISQKHSSEK; encoded by the coding sequence ATGAGCGATAATTTAGAAAAAATTTTAGTCCGATATTACAGTGATGTTCTTGAAGAAATTGTTGTTGAAACACTTTGGGCGGAAATTATAAATTCAAATGATGGCCTTTATAAGATTGACAACATTCCATTTTACGGTCCGGGTTTTTCTTCTGGAGATATTGTTTTTGCAGAATATGACGAAGAGGAAGAACGCATTACCTACAGAAAAATTGTAGAACATTCTGGAAATTCCACAATTCAAATCGTTGTTCTTGATGAGAATATTGATGTAATGGAATTAAGAAAAGAATTTGAAGGTTTAGGATGCGAAAGTGAAGGAATGGGAAATAAATATTTTGTGATGGAAGTTCCGTTCAATACCAGTTATTCAATCATATTCAAAAAACTATCAGAATTAAGTGACGATGAAAAAATAGGTTTTGCAGAACTAAATATTTCGCAAAAACATTCTTCTGAAAAATAA
- a CDS encoding endonuclease/exonuclease/phosphatase family protein — MKKLLFGLMFASNLFFSQDLKVMTYNIRLSLESDKENAWDKRKDDALALMSYYHPDYFGVQEAVPQQMVDIKTNLKDYDYVGVGRDDGKNQGEYSAIFYDKNKLEVLKSGTFWLSETPEKPSKGWDAAYNRVCTYVFFKIKKSGKKFLAMNLHFDHVGDVARVNSSKLILEKIKELNPQNLPLTLTGDFNLTDDTEPIKIISQSLDNVYYHSKKPHYGPKGTFTAFDVNTVPKERIDYVFVKGFEVQSNRTINDRRENLLYPSDHFPILAEISFKK, encoded by the coding sequence ATGAAAAAATTATTATTTGGTTTAATGTTCGCTTCCAATCTCTTCTTTTCTCAGGATTTGAAAGTAATGACCTACAACATCCGACTGTCATTGGAAAGTGATAAAGAAAACGCTTGGGACAAAAGAAAGGACGATGCTCTGGCGCTGATGAGTTATTATCATCCGGATTATTTCGGCGTGCAGGAAGCAGTTCCTCAGCAAATGGTTGACATCAAAACTAATTTGAAAGATTACGATTATGTCGGCGTTGGTAGAGACGATGGGAAAAATCAAGGCGAATATTCGGCGATTTTCTACGACAAGAATAAATTGGAAGTTCTGAAATCAGGAACATTCTGGCTTAGCGAAACACCCGAAAAACCATCCAAAGGTTGGGATGCGGCTTATAACAGAGTTTGCACTTACGTATTTTTTAAAATCAAGAAAAGTGGGAAAAAGTTCTTGGCGATGAATCTCCATTTTGACCACGTTGGCGATGTGGCGAGAGTCAATTCTTCCAAATTAATCCTTGAAAAAATCAAAGAACTGAATCCACAAAATCTGCCTTTGACCTTGACAGGCGATTTCAATTTGACGGACGATACAGAACCAATAAAAATCATTTCTCAATCATTGGACAATGTCTATTACCATTCGAAGAAACCGCATTATGGACCAAAAGGAACTTTTACAGCTTTTGATGTGAACACAGTTCCAAAAGAAAGAATCGATTATGTTTTTGTAAAGGGCTTCGAAGTCCAATCGAACCGGACAATCAATGACAGGCGGGAAAATCTGCTTTATCCATCAGACCATTTTCCGATTTTGGCGGAGATTAGTTTTAAGAAATAG
- the nudK gene encoding GDP-mannose pyrophosphatase NudK, with translation MQNSKIKILKIEILSNNWYTLNKVTFEYQKKDGTLETQSREAYDRGNGATILLYNKESKTVILTKQFRLPTYINGNEDGMMIEACAGLLDKDNPEDCIKRETEEELGYEISDIKKVFEVYMSPGSVTEILYFFIAEYSKSMKINDGGGLEEEQEEIEVLELDIDKALDMIDNGEIKDAKTIMLIQHLRLKNIL, from the coding sequence ATGCAAAATAGTAAAATCAAGATTCTAAAAATAGAAATTCTTTCCAATAATTGGTACACTTTGAACAAAGTGACTTTCGAATACCAGAAGAAAGACGGAACGCTGGAAACCCAAAGCAGAGAAGCTTACGACCGCGGAAATGGTGCGACGATTTTGCTATATAACAAAGAATCGAAAACAGTCATTCTGACAAAACAATTTCGACTACCAACTTACATCAATGGCAATGAGGACGGAATGATGATTGAAGCTTGCGCCGGACTTTTGGATAAAGATAATCCCGAAGATTGCATCAAAAGAGAAACGGAAGAGGAATTGGGTTATGAGATTTCGGATATCAAAAAAGTTTTCGAAGTTTATATGTCGCCAGGTTCTGTGACGGAGATTCTCTATTTTTTCATTGCGGAATATTCCAAATCGATGAAAATCAATGACGGTGGCGGACTGGAAGAAGAGCAGGAAGAAATAGAAGTTCTGGAATTGGATATTGATAAAGCGCTTGATATGATTGATAATGGCGAAATCAAAGATGCTAAAACGATTATGCTGATTCAGCATCTTAGGCTTAAAAATATATTATAA
- the fmt gene encoding methionyl-tRNA formyltransferase, with protein MTKSLNVVFFGTPDFAKASLEAIFKSHHNVVGVVTAADKASGRGMKLTPSPVKVFAEENGLHLFQPEKLRNPEFLETIQNLNADVFVVVAFRMMPQVLFSIPRLGTFNLHASLLPDYRGAAPINYAVINGETKTGVTTFFINEKIDEGSILLQAETDVLSEDNAGTLHDKLMNIGSELIIKTLDGLADNSIEEKPQPDKENPKTAYKIFKENLKIDWNQSAETVHNFVRGMSPYPTAFTILKVGDEEKSLKIFKGKFEVESHSREAGDFYISKTEFKFYTKDGIYYPEDVQIQGKKRLPVKDFLNGIQNFEDYKK; from the coding sequence ATGACGAAATCCCTCAATGTCGTTTTTTTCGGAACTCCCGATTTTGCCAAAGCTTCTTTGGAAGCCATTTTCAAATCTCATCATAATGTGGTTGGCGTTGTAACTGCTGCCGACAAAGCCAGCGGACGAGGAATGAAACTCACGCCTTCACCAGTCAAAGTTTTTGCAGAAGAAAATGGGCTCCATCTTTTTCAACCCGAAAAACTGAGAAACCCGGAATTTTTGGAAACCATTCAAAATCTGAATGCCGATGTTTTTGTCGTGGTAGCTTTCAGGATGATGCCTCAGGTCTTGTTTTCGATTCCGAGATTGGGAACTTTCAATCTCCACGCTTCATTGTTGCCGGATTATCGTGGCGCGGCGCCAATCAATTACGCGGTTATCAATGGCGAAACCAAAACTGGCGTGACGACGTTTTTCATCAATGAAAAAATTGACGAAGGAAGCATTCTTCTTCAAGCTGAGACCGACGTTTTATCAGAAGACAATGCTGGAACGTTGCACGATAAATTGATGAACATCGGCTCGGAATTAATCATCAAAACTTTGGATGGATTGGCTGATAATTCAATCGAAGAAAAACCTCAACCTGACAAAGAAAATCCAAAAACTGCCTACAAAATTTTCAAAGAAAACCTGAAAATCGACTGGAATCAAAGTGCGGAAACCGTTCACAATTTTGTGAGAGGAATGTCGCCTTATCCAACGGCTTTCACGATTCTGAAAGTTGGTGACGAAGAAAAATCCTTGAAAATCTTCAAAGGAAAATTCGAAGTTGAATCACATTCCCGTGAAGCTGGTGATTTTTATATTTCCAAAACTGAATTCAAATTTTATACAAAAGACGGAATCTATTATCCAGAAGATGTGCAGATTCAAGGTAAGAAAAGGTTGCCGGTCAAAGATTTTTTGAATGGAATCCAGAATTTTGAAGATTATAAAAAGTAA
- a CDS encoding RecQ family ATP-dependent DNA helicase — protein sequence MLSSKESQNILIHQTLKQFWGFDEFRSSQEQIILSIINGKDTLALLPTGGGKSLCYQLPAIILEGTCLVISPLLALMRDQLQSLQALGIEAELLSSDLDEFEEETVYNRCKEGLTKVLFVSPERLLNQLFLRNIQEIHISFIAVDEAHCISEWGQDFRPSYQNIKKFRQDFKNVPCLALTATATNQVVDEISIKLGLHQPQVFKQSFRRENLNIIVANTADKYQRILEFLRQNQASGIIYTRTRREAEELTLYLKNNKFQNVDFFHAGMTARDRENLQKKWITSQFHVLVSTNAFGMGIDKDNVRFVIHFSPSSTLENYYQEIGRAGRNGQEAIVLLLWNEQELKNIDDVFKNQIPNKTEYEKILMYLYSIFQIGDSDLPERTFQLDINRIKNLSKCSNAKIKNILTFLNNQELIYYKNSISSSTLQSFINSEDLEQLAPSDAYFMELLFRNLPGLAIQKVHFSDLAFCKKNGFDILSFKERLKQMQKAGHLEYLDGSQHSIKFLKPRNDRHLSGEYWKLFNHIQKNKLKKWEENKFFIKDTDFCKMKLILSYFGERDADNCGKCSVCRKKTNTKRTLSTEIFEQLAKRPMALEEVAANLNFHSKESISDTLIFLLDIGKVKMLNYKTYMLNQ from the coding sequence ATGCTTTCTTCCAAAGAATCACAAAATATTTTAATTCATCAAACGCTCAAACAATTTTGGGGGTTCGATGAGTTTCGGTCTTCTCAGGAACAAATAATCCTATCCATCATCAATGGTAAAGATACTTTGGCACTTCTGCCAACAGGCGGTGGGAAATCACTTTGTTACCAATTACCAGCAATAATCCTGGAAGGAACTTGCCTCGTGATTTCGCCTTTGTTAGCGTTGATGAGAGACCAACTGCAATCATTGCAAGCTTTAGGAATCGAGGCCGAATTGCTAAGTTCCGACTTAGATGAATTCGAAGAAGAAACCGTTTATAATCGATGTAAGGAAGGTTTGACCAAAGTACTTTTTGTCTCGCCGGAGAGATTGCTAAACCAATTATTTTTAAGGAATATTCAGGAAATTCACATCTCATTTATTGCGGTGGATGAGGCGCATTGTATCTCGGAATGGGGACAGGATTTCCGCCCGAGTTATCAGAACATCAAAAAGTTTCGTCAGGATTTTAAAAATGTGCCGTGCTTAGCATTGACGGCGACTGCGACCAATCAAGTTGTTGACGAGATTTCAATCAAGTTGGGACTTCACCAACCTCAGGTTTTTAAACAAAGTTTCCGAAGAGAAAATCTCAATATCATTGTTGCAAATACCGCGGACAAGTATCAAAGGATTTTAGAATTTCTCAGACAAAATCAAGCTTCCGGAATTATTTATACCAGAACCAGAAGGGAAGCGGAAGAACTCACGCTTTATCTCAAAAATAATAAATTCCAAAATGTGGATTTTTTCCACGCCGGGATGACTGCTCGTGACAGAGAGAATCTTCAGAAAAAATGGATTACCAGCCAATTCCACGTTTTGGTTTCGACCAACGCTTTCGGGATGGGAATTGACAAAGATAATGTCCGATTTGTAATTCATTTTTCACCTTCCTCAACTTTGGAAAATTACTATCAGGAAATTGGAAGAGCGGGAAGAAACGGACAAGAGGCAATTGTCCTGCTACTTTGGAATGAACAGGAATTGAAGAATATCGATGATGTTTTTAAAAACCAAATCCCCAACAAAACCGAGTACGAGAAAATTCTGATGTATCTGTATTCCATTTTTCAGATTGGAGATTCGGATTTGCCGGAACGGACTTTCCAGTTGGACATCAACAGAATCAAAAATCTAAGCAAATGCTCTAATGCGAAAATCAAAAATATTCTGACGTTTTTGAACAATCAGGAATTGATTTATTATAAAAACTCAATCTCATCGTCCACGCTTCAAAGCTTCATCAATTCCGAAGATTTGGAACAGTTGGCGCCGTCGGATGCTTATTTTATGGAATTGTTGTTCCGTAATTTGCCAGGTTTGGCGATTCAAAAAGTTCATTTCAGCGACTTGGCGTTTTGCAAAAAGAATGGATTTGATATCTTGAGTTTCAAAGAGAGACTGAAGCAAATGCAGAAAGCGGGACATTTGGAATATCTCGACGGAAGTCAACATTCCATCAAGTTCCTGAAACCTCGGAACGACCGACATCTTTCGGGAGAATATTGGAAGCTTTTCAATCACATTCAGAAAAATAAATTAAAGAAATGGGAGGAAAATAAATTCTTCATCAAGGACACAGACTTCTGCAAAATGAAATTGATTCTCAGTTATTTCGGAGAACGCGATGCCGATAATTGTGGCAAATGTTCTGTCTGCAGAAAGAAAACAAATACGAAGAGAACTTTGTCAACAGAGATTTTCGAACAACTTGCCAAGCGACCGATGGCTTTGGAAGAGGTGGCTGCCAATCTCAATTTTCACTCCAAAGAATCCATTTCCGACACGCTAATCTTTCTTTTGGACATAGGTAAAGTCAAAATGTTGAATTACAAAACCTATATGTTAAACCAATAA